The Zhihengliuella sp. ISTPL4 genomic interval CGACGACGTGGAGTTCACCTATCCCGGCGCCGACGCCCCGGTCCTCACCGGCATCAGCTTCGCCGCCGAGCCTGGCGAGACCGTCGCGATCGTCGGCTCCACCGGGTCCGGCAAGACCACGCTCGTCTCGCTGATCCCGCGCCTGTTCGACGTGTCCGCCGGCTCGGTGCACGTCGGCGGCACAGACGTCCGTGACGCCGACGTCGAGGCGTTGTGGGACAGCATCGGCCTCGTGCCGCAGCGTCCGTTCCTCTTCACCGGCACCGTCGCCTCCAACCTGCGCTATGGCCGGGAGGACGCCACCGACGAGGAACTCTGGCACGCACTCGAGATCGCTCAGGGTCGCGACTTCGTGGAGGAGATGCCGGACAGCCTCGACTCCCGCATCGCCCAGGGCGGTACGAATGTGTCCGGTGGTCAGCGGCAACGCCTCGCGATCGCGCGGGCTATCGTGCACCGTCCGCAGGTGCTCGTGTTCGACGACTCCTTCTCGGCGCTGGACCTCACGACGGACGCTCGTCTCCGCCAGGCATTGTGGCGGGAGCTTCCGCACGTGACGAAGATCGTGGTCGCGCAGCGGGTCTCCACCATCACCGACGCGGACCGCATCGTGGTCCTCGAGGGCGGCACGATGGTCGGCGTCGGCACCCATGAGGAACTGTTGGAGACCAGCGAGACGTATCGCGAGATCGTCGAGTCGCAGTTGGGGGTGGACGCATGAGCGAGCAGGACCCTTCGACAAGCTCAGGGACCCAGCGGCGCCGCGGACGGGGCACGGCCGCCGCTCCCACGGTCGAGCGCGAGCTCACCGCCGAGGAGCAGTACGAGGCGGAGTTGGCCGAGCAGGCCCGGCAGAACTCCGGTGACTGGGACAGCGTCGCGCCGGGCAAGGCCGACAACTTCGGCACGAGCTTCGCCCGGATGATCGGGCTCCTCAAGCCCTCCGCGGTCTGGTTCGTCTTCGTGTCGATCCTCGGAGCGATCGGCGTCGTGCTGACCGTCGCGGCCCCGAAGGTGCTCGCCGAGGCGACGAACATCGTCTACCGCGGCTTCATCTCGATCCAGCTCGGTCAGCCCAACGGGGACTTCCCCGGCTTCCCCGCAGGGACGCCGCAGGACGTCGTGGCCGATGCCCTGCGCGACGCCGGGCAGACCGACTTCGCCAACCAGGTCGGGGCGCTCGGCGACTTCCGGGTCGGCGACGGCATCGACTTCGACGCCCTGCGCTGGGTGATCGCCGCGGTCCTTGCGATCTACGTCGTCGCCGCGTTCCTCAGCTGGCTGCAGGGGTACGTCATCAACGTCATCATGGTCCGCACCATGTGGCGCCTGCGCGAGGCCGTCGAGGCGAAGATCAACCGGCTGCCCCTGTCGTACTTCGATAAGGTGCAGCGCGGCGAGCTGATCTCCCGCGTGACGAACGACATCGACAACATCACCCAGACGATGCAGCAGTCGTTGTCGGGTGCCCTGACCGCCGTGCTGACGGTGATCGGCGTGCTGGTGATGATGTTCTCGATCTCGTGGCAGCTCGCTCTCGTGGCTCTCGTGGCACTCCCGCTCATGGGCGTGATCTTCGGGATCATCGGTCCGCGGTCGCAGAAGGCCTTCGGCACGCAGTGGCGCAAGGTCGGTCGACTCAATGCCCGGGTCGAGGAGGCCTTCTCCGGCCACGCCCTGGTCAAGGTGTTCGGCCGCGAGCAGGACGCCCTGGACAAGTTCAAGGCGGAGAACGAGGAGCTGTTCCAGGCGAGCTTCAAGGCGCAGTTCCTCTCCGGCATCATCATGCCGGCGATGACCTTCGTCGGCAGCCTCACCTACGTCGGCATCGCGGTGCTCGGCGGCCTCATGGTCGCGAACGGGCAGCTGCGACTCGGCGACGTGCAGGCGTTCATCCAGTACTCGCAGCAGTTCACGCAGCCGCTGTCCGAGCTGGGAGGCATGGCCGCGGTCGTGCAGTCCGGCACGGCGTCGGCGGAGCGGGTGTTCGACCTGCTCGACGCCGACGAGCAGGAGGCCGATGCCCCGGACGCCCCCGCCCTCCGCGAAGGGGAGGGCGTGATCGAGTTCGAGAACGTGTCCTTCTCCTACTCCCCGGAGCGTCCGCTCATCACCGACCTGTCGTTCCGCGTGGAGCCGGGGCAGACCGTTGCGATCGTCGGCCCCACGGGCGCCGGCAAGACGACGCTCGTGAACCTCATCATGCGGTTCTACGAGCTCAGCGGCGGGCGGATCACGCTCGACGGCCAGGACATCTCGACCATCACGCGCGACGACCTGCGGTCCCGCACCGGCATGGTGCTCCAGGATCCGTGGCTCTTCGCCGGCAGCATCCGCGAGAACATCCGCTACGGCCGCTCGACCGCGACCGACGAGGAGGTGCTGGCCGCAGCGAAGGCGACCTACGTCGATCGCTTCGTGCACGCGCTTCCCGAGGGGTACGACACCGTGCTCGACGAAGACGCCTCGAACGTCTCCGCCGGTGAGCGCCAGCTCATCACGATCGCGCGGGCCTTCGTCGCGCAGCCGTCGATCCTGATCCTGGATGAGGCGACATCGGCAGTGGACACCCGCACCGAGTTGCTGTTGCAGAACGCGATGGCCGCGCTCCGGCAGGGGCGCACCTCGTTCGTCATCGCTCACCGCCTGTCGACGATCCGCGACGCGGATCTCATCCTCGTGATGGAGCACGGCGACATCGTCGAGAAGGGTACGCACGACGAGCTCATCGCAGCGCAGGGCGCCTATTGGCGCCTGTACCAGTCGCAGTTCGAGCAGGCGGCGACCGACCTCGACGCGGAAGCCGCGCTCACCGGCTCCTCGCCGGTGGTCGTGACCGGCGACGCGGACGCGGAAGCCAGCGCGGAGGAG includes:
- a CDS encoding ABC transporter ATP-binding protein → MSEQDPSTSSGTQRRRGRGTAAAPTVERELTAEEQYEAELAEQARQNSGDWDSVAPGKADNFGTSFARMIGLLKPSAVWFVFVSILGAIGVVLTVAAPKVLAEATNIVYRGFISIQLGQPNGDFPGFPAGTPQDVVADALRDAGQTDFANQVGALGDFRVGDGIDFDALRWVIAAVLAIYVVAAFLSWLQGYVINVIMVRTMWRLREAVEAKINRLPLSYFDKVQRGELISRVTNDIDNITQTMQQSLSGALTAVLTVIGVLVMMFSISWQLALVALVALPLMGVIFGIIGPRSQKAFGTQWRKVGRLNARVEEAFSGHALVKVFGREQDALDKFKAENEELFQASFKAQFLSGIIMPAMTFVGSLTYVGIAVLGGLMVANGQLRLGDVQAFIQYSQQFTQPLSELGGMAAVVQSGTASAERVFDLLDADEQEADAPDAPALREGEGVIEFENVSFSYSPERPLITDLSFRVEPGQTVAIVGPTGAGKTTLVNLIMRFYELSGGRITLDGQDISTITRDDLRSRTGMVLQDPWLFAGSIRENIRYGRSTATDEEVLAAAKATYVDRFVHALPEGYDTVLDEDASNVSAGERQLITIARAFVAQPSILILDEATSAVDTRTELLLQNAMAALRQGRTSFVIAHRLSTIRDADLILVMEHGDIVEKGTHDELIAAQGAYWRLYQSQFEQAATDLDAEAALTGSSPVVVTGDADAEASAEEQAVDAVAGAAVGVQVPAAEAAAAKALLDDGADGTTPRA